The following nucleotide sequence is from Flavobacterium sp. N1736.
ATTTAATTGATACGTTTTTCCCGAACCAACATTAATTGTTTTATTTATTACTTCTCGTTTTATAAGTTGAAAGATAATTTCAACCAAATCATCAACAAATAAATAATCCTTAGACTGTCTACCGTCTCCCCAAACTTCTACAACATCTTCTCTTAATGCTCTCCTAATCGCTATATTAATAACTCCTTGTTTTTCTGATGTATGAAATTTACCAAAAGGATTAGAAACTCTTAAAATTAAATAATTAATCCCATATTGTTTCTTATACAATCGAATATAATTTTCAATTGTTAATTTTACAACTCCATAAGAACTAACAGGATCACAAATTTCATCTTCGGAGATTTTATCCAAATGTTTCTCTCCATAAACAGCTCCTCCTGAAGATAAATACATTATTGAATTACACCCAAAATCTTTCATTATATCGAGTAATCCAATAGTTGCTATTAAGTTACCTTTGATATCAGATAAAATATTATTAGTCGATGAGAGAGGGGTAGTAGAAGTAGCAAAATGAAACACTCTTGTAAAATTCCACTTAGAGAACAAGCTCATTAATACATCCTTATCCCCATAATCACCACTTACATAATCAATGTTATCAATTGTATTTTCATTAATATTTCTTGATAGAACAACAAATTTATCTTTAGAAAACTCGGCGTTTGTAACTATAAAATTTATTACATTATGACCTATAAATCCGTTCCCTCCAAGCAATAAAACAGTCTCTCTATCATTCATAAATTTGCTCATAAACATCTTTCAATTTCAGTCCATAATTTTCCGGGTTGTAATCCATATAACTTTTCTGCGCGTTGTATCCCAATTCTAATCTTAACTTTTCATTATTAATTAATCTAAGAATCTCGCTAGATAAATTATATGTAAACGTATTTAAATCGTTTTTTATTAAAATACCATTTGAATTAGTTCGAATTACTTGAGCAATACCTGCAAAATTAGTAGAAATAATGGGTTTTCCATAGCCTAAAGCAGACAACAAAACTAAAGGCATATCTTCATCTTTTATTGATGGTAAAACAAACAAATCGCATGCTGAAATAAAATCCTCACTATTGTTTTTATATCCCAAAAGGAAAACATTAGAGTTTAATCCTAATTCATCAATATATCTTTTCAAGAATTCTTCATCTTCACCATTGCCTACTAAAGCACAATACACCTTTTGTCTTGAAAAATTTTCTTTTTTATATAAATCTGCCAATGCAGCAATTAAAAATCTTTGCCCTTTTCTTTCTGATAAAAATGCAACTTCAACAATTAAAAAACTATCAGCTGGAATATTTAATTCTCTTAAAATCTGTTCTCTACTATGTTTTATTATAGGTAATGTTACGCAATTGTTTATCAATAATATTTTATCTTGATTAAAATCTCGTTTTTCTATTAATTGTTGTTTTGCTCTCTGTGATGCATTGATAAAAAAATGAACATTCTTGTTGATAAACTTGTCATAAATTCTTTCTAAATAACCATCACAAGATTGTGCCTGATTATTAACCTGATATACAATTTTAGCTTGAATCGTTAGAAAATTAGCCGCCACTAAGACATTACAGCTTTTAGCTCCTGGATAACCACCATTATTAATATGAAGTATCGTTGGTCTTTGTTTCTTTAATAAAAAAGAAAAAACTATTAGATTATATATTGAATAAATCTGAAACTTTTGAAAAATAAAAAAAGGCAACTTAATAATAATTTTTATAATTTTTGGAAGGTGCAAACTATTTATTCTATAAAATAGTGTTTCGTTAGATAATAAAAATTGAGGCAAAAGATCAGTAGAAGGGGTCATTGCATAATCATTTTGCATATCTTTTTCATAAGCCGCATACTTTCTATAAGACAATTTTATTTCATAATTCTCTTTTAGTTTTTTGTTGTTTAATAAAAAAGACATCAATCTTTCACTACCGCCATAGATATAACAATCAGTAAAAACTAAAATTTTCTTCTTTTTCTCCATAAAATCTAACCTTTTTTAGCCTTTAACATGTTTATCAAATTCATCATAAAAGATTTTATTATTTCTCTAAACTCATTTGAAAATAAAAAATATAATACAATAGCAAATAGCAGATAGCATGC
It contains:
- a CDS encoding glycosyltransferase, producing MEKKKKILVFTDCYIYGGSERLMSFLLNNKKLKENYEIKLSYRKYAAYEKDMQNDYAMTPSTDLLPQFLLSNETLFYRINSLHLPKIIKIIIKLPFFIFQKFQIYSIYNLIVFSFLLKKQRPTILHINNGGYPGAKSCNVLVAANFLTIQAKIVYQVNNQAQSCDGYLERIYDKFINKNVHFFINASQRAKQQLIEKRDFNQDKILLINNCVTLPIIKHSREQILRELNIPADSFLIVEVAFLSERKGQRFLIAALADLYKKENFSRQKVYCALVGNGEDEEFLKRYIDELGLNSNVFLLGYKNNSEDFISACDLFVLPSIKDEDMPLVLLSALGYGKPIISTNFAGIAQVIRTNSNGILIKNDLNTFTYNLSSEILRLINNEKLRLELGYNAQKSYMDYNPENYGLKLKDVYEQIYE
- a CDS encoding NAD-dependent epimerase/dehydratase family protein encodes the protein MNDRETVLLLGGNGFIGHNVINFIVTNAEFSKDKFVVLSRNINENTIDNIDYVSGDYGDKDVLMSLFSKWNFTRVFHFATSTTPLSSTNNILSDIKGNLIATIGLLDIMKDFGCNSIMYLSSGGAVYGEKHLDKISEDEICDPVSSYGVVKLTIENYIRLYKKQYGINYLILRVSNPFGKFHTSEKQGVINIAIRRALREDVVEVWGDGRQSKDYLFVDDLVEIIFQLIKREVINKTINVGSGKTYQLNAILDTIKIYLPNLKVNYVGSKTTDVKDFCLDISLMNSLGNFKFTNFKRAIERTILFEKEQLK